The proteins below are encoded in one region of Pelagibacterium flavum:
- a CDS encoding zinc-binding alcohol dehydrogenase family protein, protein MKALVCEQPGTLRIEDRDLPQNPGAGWVPIDIGHVGICGTDYHIFEGKHPYLQYPRVMGHELSGRVAETGDSFVKGDLVIVNPYIACGTCRACRKGKPNCCYNIGVLGVHRDGGMCERIYVPAENLYPAEGLEPFEAAMVEFLAIGAHAVRRSELAANDRVLVVGVGPIGLGVALFARLRGAEVHLLDASPRRLEMIANKFGFESTIDIEGGADAIMAPTDGEGYDAVFDATGNAGAIGAGFAYVAHGGTYVLVSVVTDTISFADPEFHKREMKLVGSRNATREDFETVVAAIKKGDIDTRAIRTHSARLETLPDQFNDLLKNRDTVIKAIVEVL, encoded by the coding sequence ATGAAAGCTCTCGTCTGCGAGCAGCCCGGAACATTGCGCATCGAAGACCGTGACTTGCCCCAAAACCCCGGAGCAGGCTGGGTGCCCATCGATATCGGCCATGTCGGCATCTGCGGCACCGATTACCACATCTTCGAAGGCAAACATCCCTACCTTCAATATCCTCGGGTCATGGGCCATGAGCTGTCAGGGCGCGTGGCCGAAACCGGCGATTCCTTCGTCAAAGGCGACCTGGTTATCGTCAATCCCTACATCGCCTGCGGAACATGCCGGGCCTGCCGCAAGGGCAAGCCCAACTGCTGCTACAATATCGGTGTCCTGGGAGTGCATCGCGACGGTGGAATGTGCGAACGCATCTATGTCCCGGCCGAAAATCTCTACCCCGCCGAAGGGCTCGAGCCGTTCGAGGCGGCGATGGTCGAGTTTCTCGCCATAGGCGCGCATGCCGTCCGGCGCTCCGAGCTTGCAGCCAATGACAGGGTGCTGGTCGTTGGTGTTGGTCCCATCGGGCTGGGCGTTGCGCTTTTTGCGCGCTTGCGTGGTGCCGAGGTGCACTTGCTCGACGCCAGCCCCAGGCGGCTGGAAATGATCGCCAACAAGTTCGGCTTTGAAAGCACCATTGATATCGAAGGCGGTGCCGACGCGATCATGGCGCCCACGGACGGAGAAGGCTACGACGCCGTGTTCGACGCTACCGGCAATGCAGGCGCCATAGGAGCTGGTTTTGCCTATGTCGCCCATGGCGGCACTTACGTTCTCGTCAGCGTCGTAACCGACACCATCTCCTTTGCCGATCCCGAATTCCACAAACGTGAGATGAAGCTGGTCGGCAGCCGCAATGCGACGCGCGAGGATTTTGAAACAGTGGTCGCGGCCATCAAGAAGGGCGATATCGATACCCGCGCCATCCGCACCCACAGCGCGCGGCTCGAAACCTTGCCCGATCAGTTCAACGACCTGCTTAAAAACCGCGATACGGTAATCAAGGCCATCGTGGAGGTTCTATGA
- a CDS encoding ATP-binding cassette domain-containing protein, protein MKDPTSGATPLVEMRNICKHFGGIEAVRDVSINLFPGEVVGILGHNGAGKSCLMRMLSGAMTPSSGEIFLDGEKIQIATPTAAREHGIETIYQNLALANHLDAPANLFLGREIKTRFGNLDDKRMYREAKDVLQRLNPNFKNLSDPVVQMSGGQRQVIAIARAIHFNVRALIMDEPTAALGPSETEMVAELVQKLRDEGIGIFLVSHDMHDVFRLCDRVMVMNNGRNVGSYSVSDVTQDDILSLIIKGSLPEGWRPRGATA, encoded by the coding sequence ATGAAAGACCCCACCTCCGGCGCAACACCTCTCGTCGAGATGCGCAACATCTGCAAGCACTTCGGAGGGATAGAGGCTGTTCGCGATGTCTCCATCAATCTGTTTCCAGGCGAAGTCGTGGGCATTCTGGGACACAACGGCGCGGGCAAATCGTGCCTGATGCGCATGCTGTCGGGAGCCATGACGCCCAGCTCGGGCGAGATTTTTCTCGATGGCGAAAAGATCCAGATCGCGACCCCGACTGCGGCGCGCGAGCACGGCATTGAAACCATCTATCAGAACCTCGCTCTCGCCAATCATCTCGATGCGCCGGCCAATCTCTTCCTCGGCCGCGAGATCAAGACGCGCTTTGGCAATCTCGATGACAAGCGCATGTACCGCGAAGCCAAGGACGTGCTTCAGCGGCTCAACCCCAATTTTAAGAATCTGAGCGACCCGGTGGTGCAGATGTCGGGTGGACAGCGCCAGGTGATCGCCATCGCGCGCGCCATTCACTTCAACGTCCGCGCACTGATCATGGACGAACCCACTGCCGCGCTTGGCCCTTCCGAGACCGAGATGGTGGCTGAACTGGTTCAGAAGTTGCGCGATGAAGGAATCGGCATCTTTCTCGTCAGCCATGACATGCACGACGTCTTCCGGCTCTGCGACCGGGTGATGGTCATGAACAATGGCCGCAACGTCGGCTCTTACTCTGTTTCCGATGTCACCCAGGACGACATCCTCAGTCTCATCATCAAGGGATCGCTTCCCGAAGGCTGGCGTCCGCGCGGCGCCACGGCCTGA